Proteins from a single region of Desulfovibrio sp.:
- the rsmH gene encoding 16S rRNA (cytosine(1402)-N(4))-methyltransferase RsmH codes for MMQTMHENAEQERHVPVLPVETLAALDPRAGGRYLDGTLGMGGHASAVLSSASDIELCGLDRDEDALNFARQRLAPFGPRAHLFHCRYSDFADALGELGWSKVDGALLDIGVSSFQLDEAGRGFSFYGDGPLDMRMDQSSGQPSAWHWVNRESFDRLKDCIATLGEEPQAGRIARTIVDARQKDPIDTTAQLAALVERAYPAAWRAKARRHPATRTFQALRMAVNDELGELQRFLDQILAYLPIGGRLAVITFHSLEDRMVKQVMRHWAEGCRCARHIPRCVCGHQPEVRILHKKPVQAGPDELAVNPRASSAKLRAVEKIAEASGS; via the coding sequence ATGATGCAGACCATGCACGAAAATGCGGAACAGGAACGTCATGTTCCTGTCCTGCCTGTGGAAACGCTGGCCGCGCTCGACCCGCGCGCCGGGGGGCGCTATCTTGACGGCACCCTGGGAATGGGCGGGCATGCCAGCGCCGTGCTGTCGTCAGCTTCTGACATAGAATTGTGCGGCCTTGACCGCGATGAAGACGCCCTGAATTTTGCAAGGCAGCGCCTGGCCCCCTTTGGCCCACGGGCGCATTTGTTCCACTGCCGGTACAGCGATTTTGCCGACGCTCTTGGTGAACTAGGCTGGAGCAAGGTGGACGGAGCCCTGCTGGATATCGGCGTTTCTTCTTTTCAATTGGACGAAGCCGGGCGCGGATTCAGTTTTTATGGCGATGGGCCGCTGGATATGCGTATGGATCAGAGTTCTGGGCAGCCTTCGGCCTGGCATTGGGTAAATCGCGAAAGCTTCGACAGGCTCAAGGACTGCATCGCCACCCTTGGCGAAGAGCCGCAGGCGGGGCGTATCGCCCGCACCATTGTGGACGCCAGGCAAAAAGACCCCATAGACACCACCGCGCAGTTGGCCGCCCTTGTGGAAAGGGCCTATCCCGCAGCCTGGCGGGCCAAGGCCCGCCGCCATCCGGCCACGCGTACGTTTCAGGCTTTGCGCATGGCCGTCAACGACGAACTTGGCGAACTGCAACGCTTTCTGGATCAAATTCTGGCCTATTTGCCTATCGGCGGGCGTCTGGCCGTTATTACCTTTCACTCGCTTGAAGACCGCATGGTCAAGCAGGTCATGCGTCATTGGGCTGAAGGCTGCCGCTGTGCGAGGCATATCCCGCGCTGTGTGTGCGGTCACCAGCCTGAAGTGCGCATTCTGCATAAAAAACCTGTGCAGGCCGGGCCGGACGAACTGGCCGTCAATCCCCGCGCCAGCAGCGCCAAGCTGCGGGCAGTGGAAAAAATAGCCGAGGCGTCAGGCTCGTGA